The Nicotiana tomentosiformis chromosome 2, ASM39032v3, whole genome shotgun sequence genome includes the window TGCCAACCCATTTCTTTCCAAAGCTCAGATTTAAGAGATGGAAGTGGCCTATCAGGATATGATAACCTCCATAGTTGCCTAAGAGCATCCTGGCACCAAATTTGCATTTTTTTGAGTAAGAAACAATCAACGAGGCACAAAATATAGGTTCTGACGTACGAGAGACTAGAGTATCCTGCTAAACATGTTAAAAAGGCATAACTACGTCCTTCCTTAATAAGAAAAATTACATGTAATTAATTGAAAGAAAAGCAGTTTGACGCTCTCCTTTCTATTTTTCTCATCACTAGTTTAAAATAAGGTGATATGTTTTGCTTGATCTCATACTATTTAGCTGTTCTTTCAGTCACAAAtgagatgtgtgtgtgtgtgtgtttgtaaATGAAAAACTTTCCAGTAATTCAAAAATCGCAAAGGAGAAAAAATCAGAGTAAGTCATGATATCTTCTCATAACAAAGCAACCATCTAACGTGTGAACCTCCCAAAAGTCAGTACATAATCCATAAATAATATTGACTAGGAGCTTTCAGACTAAGAAACTTAACCACATGGCAGTAACGACTTCCAACATTGTTGCAACCTCTTCTACTGCTTATGAAGAGAAAAAGGTAAACATTTGAAAAGGTGTTCAGAAAGAAAGAAAGTAAAGATGGTGCAAGTTTCCATACTTGATGATCCAAGAAAGAGCCATCAAAAGGGATTGCTAGCCTTTCCTTGAGATGTTTCAGCCTTGCTTCCTACAATCAAATGTTAAAGAATTTAAGGCAATGAATGACTGATATCATGGATCACTAAACAGAGAAACAAAATATGGATGATAGGCAGGTAGCTGGATGAGCTTAACggatattttttttttggggggtgggggtgggggtggggggggggaaTAAGTGATGGACATGATGATACTCCGAAGCCAAATTACATATCACAAGGTAAGCCAGAAAAATTCCATGCATCAAACCTCTGGAGACTGCCAGTCCAGCAAAAAAGAATGGATTTGGATAGCTTAGGCAACAGTTGTATCAGATGTGTTCCTTAATTACTCTGAAATCCTTCTCTATGCTgataaatttccaaaatttttttttttttttgatgaccgAGAAATCCGTCTGGGGCCAATCCTTTGGACCAACCGCAGCCTtcgaaactcggtggataatgggcccgcccctctacccttctccacttaaataccaggctttgCTTTGCATGGTGTGGGGGCTTGAACCTGTGACCTAAGACACAAATCCACCACCCTTTGCCACTTGAGCTAGGCCCTGGGGGCGATAAATTTCCAAATTATGCATTATATTTTTTGTTATGTACACTTAGCAAAGAAAGTTAATATCATACATCTGCAAACAACAGGTGGGCGAAGTCATAGATTTTGCTCTTTAAATCCTCATGTAATACCTGTAAAGGGCTAAGTAAAGGAGGTAAAAGATTTGCTGTTGATCCAGCTTGAGTTGCTGAGGCAAAAGGAAAAATCCGGCCAAGAAGTGACCCAGACACAAAGACAATATTTGCTGCAAGATCAATGGAGAATGAATCAGAAATGTTGAAGccataaaaaattgaaaaaaaagaagatattTGCCGATGATTTTAATTTTCTAATTCAATATGCATAAATAAATAGTTGCTGATACAACAAGACAGATAGATGCTCTAAGAGTAAGGCAATCTTGGCAAGAAAAACAAGCAATACACTCTAGAAAGTAATGAAGTGTACCCAGAATAGTTATTGTACTTGATTATGACATTGCGATGAATGGGCCCCGATAAATAGGCTACTGGTTGCTGCACTGCAGCATGATATTCATGCTTAAGATTCCATATTCTTAGGATTTAATTATACAATATTGCCTCCGAAATACTTTTGAGGTCTAGTTAATTTAATTCCATTTAGCTTATCCAAAAAGGATAATTCCGTTGAGTTGGACCCTTGCAAGGACAAGAATATCAAGTCCAAGGTTGACTAAGATATTAGTCTTACATATGTTTTATAACATTTTCTCAGTTGATATTAGATGCTATATTTCACCTTTCTTGAATTATATTCCATCAGAAGTATTTCCTTCTTCTGGGCCAATCCCGCGTTGGGTATGGGGAATTGCATTTAGTTGaataaaacaaagaaaaacaTATGGGAAACAGCATAGAACAGAATCCTCATAAGCCTATCTTCCTTTTGAGGTTTGGCATGTAGAGAAAGAGCGAAAATGCTAAAACTTAGAGAAAGGCTTTTCACAAGCCTACTATCCTTGCTTTCTTCCACCTCAAGAAAACTACATACCCCCCTACATTGGCCTCTTACCTTTTTCCATTTCCCTATGGCCCCTGAATCTTTTCTTAACGTAGGATTGCTAACAAGATACCAAAAGTAACAAAAGGGTCTAATTGTCCACCTATTTTTACTGCTTGATGCACCATTCCACTTCTTCATTGTGTCTTCTCCCACTCTAACCTCTCACATGATGCTTCTTGTTCTACTCATTTAGCATTCATCATCAATCCATGAGGAAGGAAAAAACAAATAAACATATTATAATGTTGTGAATTCCCTGTATTTCAAGTAGTAAAAGGCAATCATCTCAACGCCATATCTCATATTAGTCAATAAAATCCTCAACGTGTTATTTACTACTGCAACTACGTCTCAACACCAAGCTAGTTGGGATTAGAACAATGCAAATTGCTCTACTATTTCTAGACCTAGTAAGTTTCCCCATGATGGGTTAAATTAAGCCACCGGCTCCAATCGTGGTGGTGCCCTTCCATCAATTTCTTTAAACTTAAGCCTTGCGACCATACTTCCCTGCAACCTAAAAAAATGCTTGATTCTAGAATCAAACTCATAATTTTGGCTTTTGTTGGACTCGCTTGACAGCTACTCAACACCTTACGTTATCTATTGATCTTTACTAAACGAATAACAACAATTTTAGACTTCGGAGAATGCCTCGAGAGAATGAGAAGGCATGCAAAGTAGTTTCAGAGAAAGAACTATACCAAGAAATCTCACTAGATTAGGCAAGAGGATTGGCCTAGATGACACTATCTAGAAGGAAAATGAGATGGAATCTAGTTAATGAAAGGTCAAATACATTATAGAGGACAAGGGTATCAAGAAAAGGCTTTACCAACTGCATAATAAAACTACTgctgcaacaacaacaactactagtaTGCCTCAATCCCATGCTAGTCAGGGACACTGTCTCTATGTGGAGCCCAACTAGCACCAGGTCCTTGCAAGGAAGATGGAAGGAAATAAACAAAATTGCATCTCTGATCCTTCAACGTGTATTTGAAACTCTCTACCTTGAAATAGATTTTCTGGTTTCAAAGGTGGATTGGTTGCCGTTAGACTTAAAATATCAACCGTTTCATTTCTCTGTGGTATACAATTCATGTTAAGGTCTAGCTCAGAGATTTAAGTACTACcaacatttttttttataatggtGGTGTCTatggggaggtgaggctggactcgctgGTCATTCcttggagaggaagttttaagtaccttgagtctattattcaggggatggggaaattgatgaagatgtcacacatcgtattgggacgggatggatgaaatggagactcgcttccggtgttttgtgtgacaaaaaGGTGCCACCGAAatttaagggtaagttctacagagtggtggtcagaccaacaatgttgtatgaggctgagtgttggccagtcaagatcgctcatgtccagaagatgaaagtagcagagatgggtatgttaagatggatgtgtgggcacaccaggttagataggatcaaaaatgaggttattcgcgacaaggtgggtgtggcccctattgaggacaagatgcgggaagcgtggCTTAGAtgatttggtcatgtgaggaggaggagcacagacactcctatgaggaggtgtgagaggttgacaatGAAGGGAATACGGAAAGGTAGAGGTAGACCAAAGAAGAGGGggagagaggtgattaggcaagacatggtgcagcttcagctgaccgaggacatgacccttgatagtaaggtatagaggtcgaggattagggtagtagagtaggtagtctagagtgttcataacagtagtattagCACGCAgcctcgctttctgttggtagtaggtttttatgactaaccgttgttttctttcattgttgatcatcttactatcttgttgtttttattctgcttttatatggtttTTGGTACTGtctcttcttgtctatattttcattaatgtggtgcttatactttcctgagccgagggtctattggaaacaacctatctatcctcacaaggtaggggtaaggtctgcgtactacacactaccctccccagaccccacagtgtgggataacactgggtatgttgttgttgtagtataaTGGTGGTGTCTATCCACAGTATTACTATGATGCCTTAGGTAGTAAATAGTACATAGTATGGTACGTTGTCAATACGGCTCCCATATAGGAATACCAAACACCTGAATATACTAACGTGGAACTCAAAATTGTTTCACTTTCTGATGGCAGAATAGACAAATTTAGGCTTGCATTTTGCAAACACAAGCTGAAAGTCTTTACGTTGGATACAGTAATGGTATATTTCACCAGAGAGACCTGACTAGTGATGACTACTAACTCCTAAAGTCTCCAAATGCACTTACGCAAAGCAAGACAATAGGTATCAAGTGGAAGTGAAGAACATTTCCATCTAGAAAATGGTCCACTTTATCTCCAGAACAAAGGATTAACTAAATCATTATTGGAGAGAAAATGGTTAACTAATTCAGCAGGAGGATAACACTACCCATGTAGTCAATAGTCATGCTCTACGGATAATTCAACTACATATGTGGGCAAGTAATTGCATTGCGCAAAATACACAAAGAgcataacatcaaaatcacaaacAAATGAAATCACACCTAACCATTGTGCCCATTGAGAAATCAAATGAGAAAATAGCAGTGTCCAGTGCAGACGTTCCTGCCTTCGCCCTTCATCCAACACATCTTCAAGTGTACATACCTATAATATAAAGAATTCCCATTTCACAATCTAATCCAAATTTTCTCTACCAAAGCACAAAATCCCAAAAAGGGAAACTTTTAGCAACATAACTCAAAAGATTATCAACAAAAGCCTATAAAAGGCAAAATTAATTGAAACCCGCAAAACTAATCACAAAATAGGGCACAAATACtccaaaaaaaaaggagaaagttTCAGCAACATAATTCAAAGAAGAATATCATCAAAAACCCTATTAAAAACAAAATTAGTTGCAACCCACAAAACTTATCATAAAATAAAGCAGGAACATTCCCAAAAGGCAAAACTTTAGCAAGATAATTCTAAAGATTATCAATAAATAGCCTATAAAACACAAATAATATTACAAATTAACCCCAGAAATTACCCGATCACTGTCATCATATTTATTGTACCCAAGTAAAGGCTCGTTCAAACCATCATCAGAGCCCAAAGAATCAAACTGCTCATTCTTTTTGCCACCACCATCCCCATGATGTAGCCTTCTCCTCAAAGTTGTTGATGTCATGAGTCTATATATATTCTTTGAACTCAAAACCCACTTTGAATTCTCTAATTGAAACCCAAAAATTTGAGAAAATCCCCAAATCTTTTTATGTAGGGGAAAATTCAAAACCCCAAAAAATGTCAAGAAAAAACTCTCCTTTGAGAATTTGTGTTCTTTTCTACACTATTTATAATTAATTTGCTGCTAACCTTTTTTTGTCTGTGTGTTTAAATTGTTTCTTTCTTAGGAATTAAGGGAGGGGAGATAGGTGATGAATGCACGCCAATGAGAAAGCTTTAACGAGCTGAATAGGTTGGTTTGATTAATTAATAATTGCCGATTCCGAGTCTTTGCGATCCGGTTATCCGGCTTGGGTTACTGGTCAACTTCaatagttttatttttcttttctcgaGTCAACTTTAATACTTGGGGTCAATTTTGAAAGGGTCAATTTTGAAAAAAATGGTTGtttcaaaagtaattgaaatttagtcattttttcatgtaaagataaaatttgaacaaaaatatAAATTACAGCATTATATTACGGAGtttgaattttttacatatgagatttcAGCATAATGTGATACATTTTATAATGTG containing:
- the LOC104111356 gene encoding uncharacterized protein; this translates as MTSTTLRRRLHHGDGGGKKNEQFDSLGSDDGLNEPLLGYNKYDDSDRVCTLEDVLDEGRRQERLHWTLLFSHLISQWAQWLANIVFVSGSLLGRIFPFASATQAGSTANLLPPLLSPLQEARLKHLKERLAIPFDGSFLDHQDALRQLWRLSYPDRPLPSLKSELWKEMGWQGSDPSTDFRGGGFISLENLIFFAKTYPESFQNLLHKRKGNRSEWEYPFAVAGINISFMLVQMLDLQSGTPSTLAGIRFLELLSEDDMAFDKLFCIAFEMLDAQWLVKRASYMEFNDVLKATRLQLERELALEDTSTVKDLPAYNLLRR